A window from Dehalobacter sp. DCA encodes these proteins:
- the rimI gene encoding ribosomal protein S18-alanine N-acetyltransferase, producing the protein MLKRGQAEQNREPEAEAIVRPMQLEDIPSIVAIEEVSFATPWTTESFTSELKNNVLANYFCLELDHKVIGYIGLWIVMGEGHITNVAIWPGCRGKGWGEYLMKNVIYQMIAKGVLRFTLEVRVSNQAARNLYEKLGFKAAGVRKGYYSDNQEDALIMWASL; encoded by the coding sequence ATGTTAAAAAGAGGTCAGGCCGAACAGAATAGGGAACCTGAGGCGGAGGCTATCGTTCGTCCTATGCAGCTTGAGGATATCCCATCCATTGTGGCGATTGAGGAAGTATCGTTTGCCACGCCATGGACAACGGAGTCCTTTACATCAGAACTGAAAAATAATGTTTTAGCCAATTATTTTTGCCTAGAGCTGGATCACAAGGTTATTGGCTATATAGGGCTTTGGATCGTCATGGGAGAGGGCCATATTACAAATGTTGCAATCTGGCCGGGATGCCGCGGTAAGGGCTGGGGTGAATACCTGATGAAAAACGTGATTTATCAGATGATTGCCAAAGGCGTGCTGCGGTTTACACTGGAAGTCCGGGTATCTAATCAGGCGGCGCGGAATCTGTATGAGAAATTAGGTTTTAAGGCCGCCGGAGTACGCAAAGGGTACTATTCCGACAACCAGGAGGATGCACTGATTATGTGGGCCAGTCTCTAG
- the tsaB gene encoding tRNA (adenosine(37)-N6)-threonylcarbamoyltransferase complex dimerization subunit type 1 TsaB, with product MKYLTIDTTTKMTALALGQDGRLVGEGFLNTGKTHSERLIPMLDQLLNAADWKPVDLDFIGAVRGPGSFTGIRIGIATAQGLAQVLNIPLVGITSLDTLAWAGKGRPEETVVILDARKNEWYYARYIWREGRECLDGPKAVTPEALTAKLKELQKPCFFVGDAVTGARKFLEEQLGSQAVLLSEYQYLPRGAYAACEVWEQWKARCFDGNFQALEPIYIRLSEAETNYLKKQGTMQ from the coding sequence ATGAAATATCTGACAATCGATACAACGACAAAGATGACTGCGCTGGCCCTGGGTCAGGATGGCAGGCTGGTCGGAGAGGGATTTCTGAACACTGGAAAAACCCATTCTGAAAGACTGATCCCGATGCTGGATCAGCTGCTGAATGCTGCCGACTGGAAACCCGTGGATCTTGATTTTATCGGCGCAGTCCGGGGTCCGGGGTCGTTTACCGGCATCAGGATCGGAATTGCCACAGCCCAGGGACTTGCACAGGTCCTCAATATCCCTTTGGTCGGAATTACTTCGCTGGATACGCTAGCCTGGGCCGGAAAGGGCAGGCCGGAAGAAACTGTTGTGATCCTTGACGCCCGTAAAAATGAATGGTATTATGCCCGCTATATTTGGCGGGAAGGCAGAGAGTGCCTGGACGGGCCGAAGGCTGTTACGCCGGAGGCGCTCACAGCGAAGTTGAAGGAACTTCAAAAACCTTGTTTTTTTGTTGGGGATGCGGTTACCGGAGCCAGAAAATTTCTGGAGGAACAACTCGGCAGCCAGGCCGTTCTGCTGTCCGAATACCAGTACCTGCCCAGAGGAGCCTATGCAGCATGTGAGGTTTGGGAACAGTGGAAGGCAAGATGCTTTGACGGGAATTTTCAGGCCCTGGAACCCATTTATATTCGTCTCTCAGAAGCTGAAACCAATTATCTTAAGAAACAAGGTACAATGCAGTAG
- the tsaE gene encoding tRNA (adenosine(37)-N6)-threonylcarbamoyltransferase complex ATPase subunit type 1 TsaE, with protein sequence MERLIESRSSEETFLLGKQLGQSIREGTVICLYGDLGSGKTVLAKGLGEGLGVTDTMTSPTFTLIQEYSTKIDGLKLIHMDLYRLRYPEEAEIIGVADYFRDDCVCLLEWPEIIVDLLPEDRFEIRIQGSGDQTRLIMLNF encoded by the coding sequence ATGGAACGGCTGATTGAATCGAGAAGTTCTGAGGAGACTTTTCTTCTCGGGAAACAGCTCGGACAAAGTATCCGGGAAGGCACGGTCATCTGTCTTTATGGAGATTTGGGCTCGGGCAAAACCGTCCTGGCCAAAGGGCTCGGTGAAGGACTCGGGGTTACAGACACCATGACAAGTCCGACATTTACCCTGATTCAGGAATACAGTACCAAAATTGATGGACTGAAACTGATTCATATGGATTTATACAGGCTCCGCTACCCGGAAGAAGCAGAAATCATTGGTGTTGCCGATTATTTCCGGGATGACTGTGTCTGTCTGCTGGAATGGCCGGAAATCATCGTGGATTTACTGCCGGAAGACAGGTTCGAAATCAGAATTCAGGGAAGTGGTGATCAAACACGTTTAATTATGCTCAATTTTTGA